Proteins co-encoded in one Granulicella cerasi genomic window:
- a CDS encoding TonB-dependent receptor encodes MEARQTVAGKKSRLAKNLRTIGAAVSFTSVSLLAGGIIGTACIAPSAYAQGTNATVRGVVTDSTGALVSGADVSLKSQETKVVVYTGKTLENGSFVAPQVPPGEYQLTVSAEGMSKKTLNNITVSVSQTTSLEVALAIGGANEQVDVQASSTQQLDRESSNISTLISPAEVQNLPLQSRDAYNLLAIVPGIAHGGSATNVNQQQISINGSRSLNTELLLDGVSLVVPSTGFTAALPSPDGITEFRVLALNAPAEFGRTSGGVITVSTKYGTSDFHGNLYTLVRNEALNANSWSNRNANPVIKRGRDRYFQFGGSIGGPLFVPKLYGRQNQTFFFINYDRTQRIVPTTSTATVPSAAWRSGNFANATNTVIVDPVTKVPLVNNQVTAIDPAAAAILARLPLPNQAGTPDATNPGRSTNNFAYQTTTRPETQRVDARLDQQIRQSDRIFASVYRFTDSSPQVPTFNDLLLNTGYDCACTEAWMGSLGETHIFSPTLVSEIHMGFFRYGSYRNPTGGNANVATTFKIPSTPLDQLPYLNITGESAMGATTNDTQFNVTNTFSPFGSVTKTWGPHTFKAGFSLRKNQFNSYNPASYINGSLAFTGEITSANSVSGVPANALADFLYGKIKTGNYELPQPPTGRRNYNYALYLQDDYRVTPSLVVNAGVRYEYESPQTVSNNIYSRFNDSNGQLLVAGKNATNALNITTPKLDFSPRVGFSWSAHPSTVVRGGFGMFYGLVLSNLGGQIAYPGYDVTSSYNNLGSGVAQPFTLSQGLPLNGVRDLNNPAAVLTGTSASNPLTISGVQYGKLDPLSLVQQYNLGIQQQLPWAMLLEVNYVGNHAVHLPLNIPINTVPQSQWDAVAFANTTTAQQNAKPFTNLGTWTSVYTGGRARYDSMQASLRRQFSTNLAFIVNYTWAKNRDDDSSIFGNGVPTNASAHAQYMAIPALREKDYAASSFDIRNTLNIAVQYTTKGSVWTRGFKIAPIFIMRSGSPVNITQTNLIPNVTAQRPNGDSNPLRITPYRVGNAIQYFMPASDPRFPLTPSGPAFTGTGASRVQLTRAALGTLGRNSITGPGEVNLDVSVSRIIPIYKKVNFQIRMDAFNVLNHVNLQFPSTSLTTTVTGTTPTFNSSTFGQITNAQPMRTMQLVGRINF; translated from the coding sequence ATGGAAGCCCGCCAGACAGTAGCTGGTAAGAAGTCGCGCCTAGCAAAGAACCTTCGTACGATAGGAGCTGCGGTGTCGTTCACCTCGGTGAGCTTGCTTGCGGGCGGGATCATCGGAACAGCCTGTATCGCTCCGTCAGCGTATGCGCAGGGAACGAACGCTACCGTTCGTGGCGTCGTCACCGACTCCACCGGAGCTCTCGTCTCAGGGGCGGATGTCTCGCTGAAGAGCCAGGAGACGAAGGTCGTCGTCTACACCGGCAAGACGCTGGAGAACGGCTCCTTCGTCGCGCCGCAGGTTCCCCCGGGTGAGTATCAGTTGACCGTCAGCGCTGAGGGCATGAGCAAGAAGACGCTGAACAACATCACCGTCTCCGTTTCGCAGACCACCTCGCTCGAAGTCGCGCTTGCTATTGGCGGCGCAAACGAGCAGGTCGACGTGCAGGCGAGCAGCACACAGCAGCTTGACCGCGAAAGCTCGAACATCAGCACGCTGATCTCCCCGGCCGAGGTGCAGAACCTGCCGCTGCAGTCGCGCGACGCGTATAACCTGCTGGCAATTGTTCCGGGCATCGCGCACGGCGGCTCGGCGACCAATGTGAACCAGCAGCAGATCTCGATCAACGGCAGCCGCTCGCTCAACACTGAGTTGCTGCTCGATGGTGTCTCGCTCGTGGTGCCCTCGACCGGCTTCACGGCGGCGCTGCCTTCGCCCGATGGCATCACCGAATTCCGCGTGCTTGCGCTGAACGCTCCTGCGGAGTTTGGCCGCACCTCGGGCGGCGTCATCACCGTCAGCACGAAGTACGGCACCAGCGACTTCCATGGCAACCTCTACACGCTGGTGCGTAACGAAGCGCTGAACGCCAATAGCTGGTCCAACCGCAATGCGAACCCGGTGATCAAGCGTGGACGTGATCGTTACTTCCAGTTTGGTGGCAGCATCGGCGGCCCGCTCTTCGTGCCGAAGCTCTACGGTCGCCAGAACCAGACCTTCTTCTTCATCAACTACGACCGCACGCAGCGCATCGTGCCGACGACGTCAACGGCGACGGTTCCTTCCGCAGCATGGCGCTCGGGCAACTTTGCGAACGCGACGAACACGGTGATCGTGGACCCAGTCACGAAGGTTCCGCTCGTGAACAACCAGGTGACCGCGATTGATCCCGCGGCCGCGGCAATTCTCGCGCGCCTGCCGCTGCCGAACCAGGCGGGAACGCCGGATGCGACCAACCCCGGCCGCTCGACGAACAACTTCGCTTACCAGACAACGACGCGTCCTGAGACGCAGCGTGTGGACGCACGTCTCGACCAGCAGATTCGTCAGTCCGACCGCATCTTTGCTTCGGTCTATCGCTTCACCGACAGCTCCCCGCAGGTCCCGACCTTCAACGATCTCCTGTTGAACACCGGCTATGATTGCGCCTGCACGGAAGCGTGGATGGGCTCGCTCGGAGAAACGCATATCTTCTCGCCGACGCTGGTGAGCGAGATTCACATGGGCTTCTTCCGCTATGGCTCCTACCGCAACCCGACCGGCGGCAACGCGAACGTGGCGACGACCTTCAAGATCCCGTCGACGCCGCTCGATCAACTGCCGTATCTGAACATCACCGGCGAGTCCGCGATGGGCGCGACGACGAACGATACGCAGTTCAACGTGACGAACACTTTCTCGCCGTTTGGCTCGGTGACGAAGACGTGGGGTCCGCACACGTTCAAGGCCGGCTTCAGCCTGCGCAAGAACCAGTTCAACTCGTACAATCCGGCGTCGTACATCAACGGCTCGCTCGCCTTCACGGGTGAGATCACCAGCGCGAACAGCGTAAGCGGCGTGCCCGCGAACGCGCTCGCAGACTTCCTCTACGGCAAGATCAAGACCGGCAACTATGAGCTGCCGCAGCCTCCTACAGGTCGCCGCAACTACAACTACGCTCTCTATCTGCAGGACGACTATCGTGTGACGCCATCGCTAGTGGTGAACGCTGGCGTGCGCTATGAGTACGAAAGCCCGCAGACGGTGTCGAACAACATCTACTCGCGCTTCAACGACAGCAACGGCCAACTGCTCGTGGCTGGCAAGAACGCGACCAACGCGTTGAACATCACGACACCGAAGCTCGACTTCTCCCCGCGCGTTGGCTTCTCGTGGAGCGCCCATCCGTCCACAGTGGTGCGTGGCGGCTTCGGTATGTTCTACGGTCTCGTGCTGTCGAACCTCGGCGGACAGATCGCGTATCCCGGCTACGACGTGACCTCGTCGTATAACAACCTCGGCTCGGGCGTGGCGCAGCCCTTTACGCTCTCACAGGGCTTGCCCTTGAATGGCGTGCGCGACCTCAACAACCCCGCTGCAGTGCTGACCGGCACCTCTGCTTCGAACCCGCTGACCATCTCCGGCGTGCAATACGGCAAGCTCGATCCGCTCTCGCTCGTGCAGCAGTACAACCTCGGCATCCAGCAACAGCTTCCGTGGGCGATGCTGCTGGAAGTGAACTACGTGGGCAACCACGCCGTGCATCTTCCGCTGAACATTCCTATCAACACCGTCCCGCAGTCGCAATGGGATGCCGTGGCCTTCGCGAACACCACCACGGCGCAGCAGAACGCCAAGCCGTTCACGAACCTCGGCACGTGGACCTCGGTTTACACCGGTGGTCGCGCTCGCTATGACTCCATGCAGGCTTCGCTGCGTCGTCAGTTCAGCACGAACCTTGCGTTCATCGTGAACTACACGTGGGCGAAGAACCGCGACGATGACTCGAGCATCTTCGGCAACGGCGTGCCGACGAACGCTTCAGCACACGCGCAGTACATGGCGATCCCGGCGCTGCGCGAGAAGGACTACGCAGCTTCCTCGTTCGACATTCGCAACACGTTGAACATCGCCGTGCAGTACACGACGAAGGGCTCGGTCTGGACGCGTGGCTTCAAGATCGCTCCGATCTTCATCATGCGTTCAGGCTCGCCGGTGAACATCACGCAGACGAACCTGATCCCCAACGTGACCGCGCAGCGCCCGAACGGCGACAGCAACCCTCTGCGCATCACGCCGTATCGCGTGGGCAACGCTATCCAGTACTTCATGCCCGCAAGTGATCCGCGCTTCCCGCTGACGCCGAGCGGTCCGGCCTTCACGGGTACCGGTGCTTCGCGTGTACAGCTCACGCGTGCGGCGCTGGGAACACTGGGCCGCAACAGCATCACCGGGCCTGGCGAAGTGAACCTCGATGTATCGGTCTCGCGCATCATTCCGATCTACAAGAAGGTGAACTTCCAGATCCGCATGGACGCCTTCAACGTGCTCAATCATGTAAACCTGCAGTTCCCGTCGACTTCACTCACCACGACGGTGACGGGCACGACGCCGACCTTCAACAGCTCGACCTTCGGGCAGATCACCAATGCTCAGCCGATGCGCACCATGCAACTTGTGGGTCGCATCAACTTCTAA
- a CDS encoding lipopolysaccharide biosynthesis protein codes for MLSFLSSSVSRFASTGIQFVQVPVFLHFWSVGLYGEWLILNSLPTYLAFSSTGFGTVAGNKMAMLYASGDEEGSLRVFQSCWWLIVAVCGIVTMAIAGALLFISPHHWLNLRDLSDHDARWILFMLSLCILVGQLEQLLQSAYRAVGRYPFGTLIKSLLSIAAFACTMISVAARRGPMMTAFAYVLANLVGTLVLIIMVMRDLKWVKFGWDHASRKEIRELAGPAIAYMAFPVGVALNLQGTLLAVSYALGPVAVVVFSTARTFSRGALQMVQMVNSTFEPELALSFGSGKIETTRTLHRRSCQLALGVCTVIVAGCLLVGPYVVTKWTGHHIPPDRTLLAILLAGVMVYSLWATSSTLISSVNRHQGMAAVYLSATAATCLACFWLAKHIGLHGAAAGLLLAEVCMMIYVVPASLRIAQDTFWEFAASLLSYPASLRPSALLANVRARRNAQTN; via the coding sequence GTGCTCAGTTTTCTTTCGAGCAGCGTCTCCCGTTTTGCTTCAACGGGCATTCAGTTTGTTCAGGTCCCTGTCTTCCTCCATTTCTGGAGCGTCGGCCTCTACGGCGAGTGGCTCATCCTCAACTCCCTGCCCACTTACCTTGCGTTCAGCAGCACGGGCTTCGGGACCGTGGCCGGAAACAAGATGGCGATGCTCTACGCCTCGGGTGATGAAGAGGGGTCGCTTAGGGTATTCCAGAGCTGCTGGTGGCTGATCGTCGCGGTGTGCGGCATCGTCACGATGGCGATCGCGGGCGCGTTGCTCTTCATTTCGCCGCATCATTGGCTGAACCTGCGCGATCTTTCCGATCACGATGCGCGCTGGATTCTGTTCATGCTCTCGCTGTGCATCCTCGTCGGCCAGCTGGAACAACTGCTTCAATCTGCGTACCGGGCCGTAGGTCGATACCCCTTCGGCACCCTCATCAAGAGCCTTCTGTCCATTGCGGCCTTCGCCTGCACGATGATCTCCGTCGCCGCCAGACGTGGTCCCATGATGACGGCATTCGCCTACGTTCTTGCAAACCTTGTCGGCACCCTGGTTCTCATCATCATGGTGATGCGTGACCTGAAATGGGTGAAGTTTGGCTGGGATCATGCGAGCCGCAAGGAGATCCGCGAGCTTGCCGGCCCGGCGATCGCCTACATGGCGTTCCCCGTTGGTGTTGCGCTCAACCTTCAGGGAACGCTGCTCGCCGTATCGTACGCATTGGGCCCTGTCGCCGTAGTGGTCTTCTCCACGGCGCGCACCTTCTCGCGCGGCGCGCTTCAGATGGTGCAGATGGTGAACTCAACCTTCGAGCCAGAGCTTGCCTTGTCCTTCGGCTCTGGCAAGATCGAGACGACGCGCACCCTGCATCGTCGTTCATGCCAGCTCGCGCTTGGCGTATGTACGGTGATCGTGGCAGGCTGTTTGCTGGTCGGCCCGTATGTCGTGACGAAGTGGACCGGCCACCATATTCCGCCGGACCGCACGCTGCTCGCGATCCTGCTCGCGGGTGTGATGGTCTATTCCCTCTGGGCGACCAGTTCGACGCTGATCTCGTCGGTGAATCGGCATCAGGGTATGGCTGCGGTTTATCTCTCGGCCACGGCCGCGACATGCCTCGCCTGCTTCTGGCTGGCGAAACATATCGGCCTGCACGGCGCTGCGGCAGGGCTGCTGCTCGCGGAAGTCTGCATGATGATCTATGTCGTTCCCGCGTCGCTTCGCATCGCGCAGGACACCTTCTGGGAGTTCGCCGCTTCGCTGCTTTCGTATCCGGCTTCGCTGCGGCCTTCGGCATTGCTCGCAAACGTTCGCGCACGTCGCAACGCCCAGACGAATTAG